A single region of the Leptothrix cholodnii SP-6 genome encodes:
- a CDS encoding LysR substrate-binding domain-containing protein has product MSTRNRPLSLQSLRAFEAVARRLSFRLAGEELFLTQSAISRQIKGLEEELGAVVFQRDTRQVTLTAAGLTLQRAVQPLLERLDGAVRQIRSAGARPRVAITTFASFATLWLIPRLEAFQRRHPALDIRIAAHDTLHDMDDPDIDMALRYCHPDDAPPGALLLFGEVLAPVVSPWYLERARRGEIAALDQPVDLAGHTLLEVEGLYLGSSPYRSWEHWLAARGLQALQPRSWVHLNYDHQRVQAAQASQGVVLARLPLVADMLARGELVEPFGPAGRDAVPYGYWLILASGAVQRPEVQQLRDWVAEQAAPVRQALGEHAP; this is encoded by the coding sequence ATGAGCACGCGAAACCGGCCGCTGTCGCTGCAGTCGCTGCGCGCGTTCGAGGCGGTGGCGCGGCGGCTGAGTTTCCGGCTCGCCGGCGAGGAGCTGTTTCTCACCCAGTCGGCCATCAGCCGGCAGATCAAGGGCCTGGAGGAGGAACTCGGCGCCGTGGTCTTCCAGCGCGACACCCGTCAAGTCACGCTCACCGCCGCCGGTCTGACGCTGCAGCGCGCGGTGCAACCTCTGCTTGAACGGCTCGACGGCGCGGTGCGCCAGATCCGCAGCGCCGGCGCGCGGCCGCGGGTGGCGATCACCACCTTCGCGTCGTTCGCCACGCTGTGGCTGATCCCGCGGCTGGAGGCCTTCCAGCGCCGCCATCCGGCGCTCGACATCCGCATCGCCGCGCACGACACGCTGCACGACATGGACGACCCGGACATCGACATGGCGCTGCGCTATTGCCACCCCGACGACGCGCCGCCCGGCGCCTTGCTGCTGTTCGGCGAGGTGCTGGCGCCGGTCGTCAGCCCCTGGTATCTGGAGCGCGCCCGGCGCGGCGAGATCGCCGCACTCGATCAACCGGTCGACCTGGCGGGCCACACGCTGCTGGAGGTGGAGGGGCTTTACCTGGGCAGCAGTCCGTATCGATCCTGGGAACACTGGCTCGCCGCGCGCGGCCTGCAGGCCCTGCAGCCGCGCAGCTGGGTGCATCTCAATTACGACCACCAGCGCGTGCAGGCCGCGCAGGCCAGCCAGGGCGTGGTGCTGGCGCGCCTGCCGCTGGTGGCCGACATGCTGGCGCGCGGCGAGCTGGTCGAACCGTTCGGCCCCGCCGGCCGTGACGCCGTGCCCTACGGCTACTGGCTGATCCTCGCCAGCGGCGCCGTGCAGCGGCCCGAGGTGCAGCAGCTGCGCGACTGGGTCGCCGAGCAGGCCGCGCCGGTGCGGCAGGCCTTGGGCGAGCACGCCCCGTGA
- a CDS encoding protocatechuate 3,4-dioxygenase, with the protein MPALWLGPRAQNTAGLRPTPSQTEGPFYPLQLPADSDFDLLRNGAARASRGEPAWVEGTVSDLRGRLLEGAVVEIWQCDADGHYHHPGDGGRADPAFQGFGRVTVGADGRYRFRTLRPAPYSGRTPHIHFKVRHQGHELLTTQLYVQGDPGNERDGLWRRLRDPRDRAALTVPFEPGVDGLRARFPIVVEA; encoded by the coding sequence ATGCCGGCGCTGTGGCTGGGCCCGCGGGCCCAGAACACCGCCGGCCTGCGGCCGACGCCGAGCCAGACCGAAGGCCCGTTCTACCCGTTGCAACTGCCCGCCGACAGCGATTTCGACCTGCTGCGCAACGGCGCGGCGCGCGCCAGCCGCGGCGAGCCGGCCTGGGTCGAGGGCACGGTGAGCGATCTGCGCGGCCGGCTGCTCGAAGGCGCGGTGGTCGAGATCTGGCAATGCGATGCCGACGGCCATTACCACCACCCCGGCGACGGCGGCCGCGCCGATCCGGCCTTCCAGGGCTTCGGCCGCGTCACGGTCGGCGCCGACGGCCGCTACCGTTTCCGCACCCTGCGCCCGGCGCCCTACAGCGGCCGCACGCCGCACATCCACTTCAAGGTGCGACACCAAGGCCACGAGCTGCTGACCACCCAGCTCTACGTGCAGGGCGACCCCGGCAACGAGCGCGACGGCCTCTGGCGGCGCCTGCGCGACCCGCGCGACCGGGCTGCGCTGACGGTGCCGTTCGAGCCCGGCGTCGACGGCCTGCGGGCGCGTTTCCCGATCGTCGTCGAGGCCTGA
- a CDS encoding TlyA family RNA methyltransferase, with the protein MRIDQLILHKGLAPTRSAAQRLIERKAVRWLGPKGWTVPSKAGEDVPDEAQVEITDASELRFVSRGGLKLEGAIAKCGFDVRGRTCLDVGQSTGGFTDLLLDKGAVKVVGLDVGRDQLAAKLRGDERVVCYEGINARDVAGSAFAAEWPEASFGFITADVSFISLTHVLPTLFSYLAPGGDLLALVKPQFELQPAQIGKGGIVRNKAYFQDVETRVRQCCRDWPMKVHAYFQSPIEGGNGNTEFFIWVRHPEPATPAA; encoded by the coding sequence ATGCGCATCGACCAGTTGATTCTTCACAAGGGCCTCGCCCCCACGCGCTCCGCCGCCCAGCGGTTGATCGAACGCAAGGCGGTGCGCTGGCTCGGCCCCAAGGGCTGGACGGTGCCGAGCAAGGCCGGCGAAGACGTGCCCGACGAGGCGCAGGTCGAGATCACCGACGCCTCCGAGCTGCGCTTCGTCTCGCGCGGCGGGCTCAAGCTCGAAGGCGCGATCGCCAAGTGCGGTTTCGACGTGCGCGGGCGCACCTGCCTCGATGTCGGCCAGAGCACCGGCGGCTTCACCGACCTGCTGCTCGACAAGGGCGCCGTCAAGGTGGTCGGCCTCGACGTCGGCCGCGACCAGCTCGCCGCCAAGCTGCGCGGCGACGAGCGGGTGGTCTGCTACGAGGGCATCAACGCCCGCGACGTGGCCGGCAGCGCGTTCGCCGCCGAGTGGCCCGAAGCCAGCTTCGGCTTCATCACCGCCGACGTCTCGTTCATCTCGCTGACGCACGTGCTGCCGACGCTGTTCAGCTACCTCGCGCCCGGTGGCGACCTGCTGGCGCTGGTCAAGCCGCAGTTCGAGCTGCAGCCCGCGCAGATCGGCAAGGGCGGCATCGTGCGCAACAAGGCGTATTTCCAGGACGTCGAGACCCGCGTGCGCCAGTGCTGCCGCGACTGGCCGATGAAGGTGCACGCCTACTTCCAGAGCCCGATCGAGGGCGGCAACGGCAACACCGAATTCTTCATCTGGGTGCGCCACCCCGAGCCTGCGACCCCTGCGGCCTGA
- the ahcY gene encoding adenosylhomocysteinase, with protein MNAAVKALHENDYLVADLSLAAWGRKEIRIAETEMPGLMAIREEFAAKQPLKGARVTGSLHMTIQTAVLVETLQALGAQVRWASCNIFSTQDHAAAALAVQGTPVFAYKGETLADYWDYTHRIFEFGAAGTDGEGPNMILDDGGDATLLMHLGKRAEKDLSLLDNPKSEEETCLYAAIRAKLAVDPTWYSRKGAQIIGVTEETTTGVHRLKEMSAAGTLLFRAINVNDSVTKSKFDNLYGCRESLVDGIKRATDVMIAGKVACVAGYGDVGKGSAQALRALSAQVWVTEIDPINALQAAMEGYKVVTMEYAADKADIFVTTTGNRDVIRHEHMAAMKDQAIVCNIGHFDNEIDVASLEGYEWDEIKPQVDHIIFPDGKKIILLAKGRLVNLGCATGHPSFVMSSSFANQTIAQIELFCHPDGYDVGKVYVLPKHLDEKVARLHLKKVGAMLTELTDDQAAYIGVPKNGPYKPDTYRY; from the coding sequence ATGAACGCTGCTGTCAAAGCCCTGCACGAAAACGACTACCTGGTCGCCGACCTGAGCCTGGCCGCCTGGGGCCGCAAGGAAATCCGCATCGCCGAGACCGAGATGCCCGGCCTGATGGCGATCCGCGAGGAGTTCGCCGCCAAGCAGCCGCTCAAGGGCGCGCGCGTGACCGGCTCGCTGCACATGACGATCCAGACCGCCGTGCTGGTCGAGACCCTGCAGGCACTGGGCGCGCAGGTGCGCTGGGCCTCGTGCAACATCTTCTCGACGCAGGACCACGCCGCCGCCGCGCTGGCGGTGCAAGGCACGCCGGTGTTCGCCTACAAGGGCGAGACGCTCGCCGACTACTGGGACTACACGCACCGCATCTTCGAGTTCGGCGCCGCCGGCACCGACGGCGAAGGCCCGAACATGATCCTCGACGACGGCGGCGACGCCACGCTGCTGATGCACCTGGGCAAGCGCGCCGAGAAGGACCTGTCGCTGCTCGACAACCCCAAGAGCGAAGAGGAAACCTGCCTCTACGCCGCGATCCGCGCCAAGCTGGCGGTGGACCCGACCTGGTACAGCCGCAAGGGCGCGCAGATCATCGGCGTGACCGAAGAGACCACCACCGGCGTGCACCGCCTCAAAGAGATGAGCGCCGCCGGCACGCTGCTGTTCCGCGCCATCAACGTCAACGACTCGGTCACCAAGAGCAAGTTCGACAACCTGTACGGCTGCCGCGAGTCGCTGGTGGACGGCATCAAGCGCGCCACCGACGTGATGATCGCCGGCAAGGTCGCCTGCGTGGCCGGTTACGGCGACGTCGGCAAGGGCTCGGCGCAGGCGCTGCGCGCGCTGTCGGCGCAGGTCTGGGTGACCGAGATCGACCCGATCAACGCCCTGCAGGCGGCGATGGAAGGCTACAAGGTCGTGACGATGGAATACGCCGCCGACAAGGCCGACATCTTCGTCACCACCACCGGCAACCGCGACGTCATCCGCCACGAGCACATGGCGGCGATGAAGGACCAGGCGATCGTCTGCAACATCGGCCACTTCGACAACGAGATCGACGTCGCCTCGCTCGAAGGCTACGAGTGGGACGAGATCAAGCCGCAGGTCGACCACATCATCTTCCCGGACGGCAAGAAGATCATCCTGCTCGCCAAGGGCCGCCTCGTGAACCTGGGCTGCGCCACCGGCCACCCGAGCTTCGTGATGTCGTCGAGCTTCGCCAACCAGACCATCGCGCAGATCGAGCTGTTCTGCCACCCGGACGGCTACGACGTCGGCAAGGTCTACGTGCTGCCCAAGCACCTCGACGAGAAGGTCGCGCGCCTGCACCTGAAGAAGGTCGGCGCCATGCTCACCGAGCTGACCGACGACCAGGCCGCCTACATCGGCGTGCCCAAGAATGGCCCGTACAAGCCCGACACCTACCGGTATTGA
- a CDS encoding sensor histidine kinase: MRWLKLMRGDASGGFPLVRWFSLVSLLAVGVVSITMALVLARFLETRLLDHDASLSRDFVQNIVDTQNVSKGFLIGGETVREADFAEFFTHVAALPDVLRANVYSLDRRVLWSSNAALIGRYFGRNDELEAALKGTLVWERGEVEDHTAVAKGEHVALGTRRASFVENYLPVYSSAGTNRTLIGVVELYRVPRTLNDTLRQGTLLVWVCSLLGGAVLYLSTLGLVRKASRLMHEQRRRLVEADALALVGEIAAATAHSIRNPLASIRSTAELQREIGDMSPEMANETILHVDRIERLVRTLLTYSRDAVEVLGDTELDHVLRATAEQFRPAFDSQNKHLVLDWAGPLPAVRGDPVLLQQVLNSLLSNALEASGPQATVTVKAQADQDSVRVEVHDHGDGIPAEHLANVFRPFYTTKPRGLGMGLALVKRVLDRLGGAVEIKSAPGQGTSVILQLPLARTPA, translated from the coding sequence ATGCGTTGGCTCAAACTCATGCGCGGCGATGCGAGCGGTGGTTTTCCGCTGGTTCGCTGGTTCTCGCTCGTGAGTCTGCTGGCGGTCGGGGTGGTCAGCATCACGATGGCGCTGGTGCTGGCGCGGTTCCTCGAAACCCGGCTGCTCGATCACGACGCCAGCCTGAGCCGCGATTTCGTGCAGAACATCGTCGACACCCAGAACGTCAGCAAGGGCTTCCTGATCGGCGGCGAAACGGTGCGCGAGGCCGACTTCGCCGAGTTCTTCACCCACGTCGCGGCGCTGCCCGACGTGCTGCGCGCCAATGTCTACAGCCTCGACAGGCGCGTGCTGTGGTCGAGCAACGCGGCGCTGATCGGTCGCTACTTCGGCCGCAACGACGAGCTCGAGGCGGCCCTCAAGGGCACGCTGGTGTGGGAGCGCGGCGAGGTCGAGGACCACACCGCCGTGGCCAAGGGCGAACACGTGGCGCTGGGCACGCGGCGCGCGAGCTTCGTCGAGAACTACCTGCCGGTCTACAGCTCCGCCGGCACCAACCGCACCCTGATCGGCGTGGTCGAGCTGTACCGGGTGCCGCGCACGCTCAACGACACCCTGCGCCAGGGCACGCTGCTGGTGTGGGTGTGTTCGCTGCTGGGCGGCGCGGTGCTGTATCTGTCGACCCTCGGACTGGTGCGCAAGGCCAGCCGCCTGATGCACGAGCAGCGCCGCCGGCTGGTCGAGGCCGACGCCCTGGCGCTGGTGGGCGAGATCGCCGCGGCCACCGCTCACAGCATCCGCAACCCGCTGGCGTCGATCCGCTCGACCGCCGAACTGCAGCGCGAGATCGGCGACATGTCGCCCGAGATGGCCAACGAGACCATCCTGCACGTCGACCGCATCGAGCGGCTGGTGCGCACCCTGCTCACCTACAGCCGCGACGCCGTCGAGGTGCTCGGCGACACCGAGCTCGACCACGTGCTGCGCGCCACCGCCGAACAGTTCCGCCCGGCCTTCGACAGCCAGAACAAGCACCTCGTGCTCGACTGGGCCGGCCCGCTGCCGGCGGTGCGCGGCGACCCGGTGCTGCTGCAGCAGGTGCTCAACTCGCTGCTGTCGAACGCGCTCGAGGCCTCCGGCCCGCAGGCCACCGTCACCGTCAAGGCGCAGGCCGACCAGGACTCGGTGCGCGTCGAGGTTCACGACCACGGCGACGGCATCCCCGCCGAACACCTGGCCAACGTGTTCCGACCGTTCTACACCACCAAGCCCCGCGGGCTGGGCATGGGCCTGGCGCTGGTCAAGCGGGTGCTCGACCGCCTGGGGGGTGCCGTCGAGATCAAGAGCGCACCAGGTCAAGGCACCTCGGTGATCCTGCAACTGCCGCTGGCCCGCACGCCAGCATGA
- a CDS encoding lytic transglycosylase domain-containing protein, whose product MKYLVSLFLGSCALLSPCAAQSPQAVDTAAPALVAEPIAPTGAAALAIRPIDQRLLDAREALRSRDRARLASARDALVAARHPLAMWADYWEIGLRLGEVGQDDLEAFYARWPGTYVEDRLRNDWLLELGIRRDWARFGAELPRFRMADDRQVNCYAMLLRHQAGDDVRASARSSWLGQREPAAGCALMAGTLFEARRLSSADVWLKARISAEAGRPKLAREALALISETLADKPLTELWDQPLRYFNKHADAGHRQGAEMVVLALVRLATSDPQTAATLLEDRWQAQLAPDAAAWTWAAIAKQAAWKRLPEADGWFQRALTVPQARDVDWSDDTLAWRARAALRATDAQRWERVLSAINAMTAPAQADPTWVYWKGRALMATAAAGTDGDARRTGAAVLFERIAGGYNFYGKLAADALGRTQSLPPRPAALGADERRAAEQNPGLNRALMLIGLGLRSEGVREWNFSVIGMNDRALLAAAQRACEREIWDRCIHTSERTRTEVDMAQRFPTPFRAEVVAAAQEVGLDAAYIYGLIRQESRFITDVRSSAGAAGLMQLMPGTARWTARKLGVPYTADRITDRNLNLRLGAGYLKLVLDDFEGSQALATAAYNAGPSRSRRWREGPPIEVAAWAESIPFNETRDYVKKVLSNASYYAALLGGQSVVNLKQRLGPPVTPRAETALTENRDLP is encoded by the coding sequence ATGAAGTACCTGGTTTCCCTGTTTCTCGGCAGCTGCGCGCTGCTGTCACCCTGCGCGGCGCAGTCGCCCCAGGCCGTGGACACCGCCGCGCCTGCGCTGGTCGCCGAACCGATCGCGCCGACGGGTGCGGCTGCGCTCGCCATCCGGCCGATCGACCAGCGCCTGCTCGACGCCCGCGAGGCCCTGCGCAGCCGCGACCGTGCCCGCCTGGCCAGTGCCCGCGACGCGCTGGTGGCGGCACGCCACCCGCTGGCGATGTGGGCCGACTACTGGGAGATCGGCCTGCGCCTGGGCGAGGTCGGCCAGGACGATCTGGAGGCCTTCTACGCCCGCTGGCCCGGCACCTATGTCGAGGACCGGCTGCGCAACGACTGGCTGCTCGAGCTGGGCATCCGGCGCGACTGGGCGCGCTTCGGTGCCGAGCTGCCGCGTTTTCGCATGGCCGACGACCGGCAGGTCAACTGCTACGCGATGCTGCTGCGCCACCAGGCCGGTGACGACGTGCGCGCCAGCGCGCGCAGCAGCTGGCTCGGCCAGCGCGAGCCGGCGGCCGGATGCGCGCTGATGGCCGGCACGCTGTTCGAGGCCCGCCGCCTGAGCAGCGCCGACGTCTGGCTGAAGGCGCGCATCAGCGCCGAGGCCGGCCGGCCCAAGCTGGCCCGCGAGGCGCTGGCGCTGATCAGCGAGACCCTGGCCGACAAGCCGCTGACCGAGCTGTGGGACCAGCCGCTGCGCTACTTCAACAAGCACGCCGATGCCGGCCACCGCCAGGGCGCCGAGATGGTGGTGCTGGCGCTGGTGCGGCTGGCCACCAGCGATCCGCAGACCGCCGCCACCCTGCTCGAGGACCGCTGGCAGGCGCAGCTCGCGCCCGATGCCGCCGCCTGGACCTGGGCCGCGATCGCCAAGCAGGCCGCCTGGAAACGCCTGCCCGAGGCCGACGGCTGGTTCCAGCGCGCGCTGACCGTGCCGCAGGCGCGCGACGTCGACTGGAGCGACGACACGCTGGCCTGGCGCGCCCGCGCCGCCCTGCGTGCCACCGATGCGCAACGCTGGGAACGGGTGCTGTCGGCGATCAACGCGATGACCGCACCGGCGCAGGCCGACCCGACCTGGGTCTACTGGAAGGGGCGCGCCCTGATGGCCACCGCCGCCGCCGGCACCGACGGGGATGCCCGCCGCACCGGCGCCGCGGTGCTGTTCGAACGCATTGCCGGCGGCTACAACTTCTACGGCAAGCTCGCCGCCGATGCCCTCGGCCGCACCCAGAGCCTGCCGCCGCGACCGGCCGCGCTCGGTGCCGACGAGCGGCGCGCCGCCGAGCAGAACCCCGGGCTGAACCGGGCGCTGATGCTGATCGGGCTGGGCCTGCGCAGCGAGGGCGTGCGCGAATGGAACTTCAGCGTGATCGGCATGAACGACCGCGCCCTGCTGGCCGCCGCCCAGCGCGCCTGCGAACGCGAGATCTGGGATCGCTGCATCCACACCAGCGAACGCACCCGCACCGAGGTCGACATGGCGCAGCGCTTCCCGACCCCGTTCCGCGCCGAGGTGGTCGCCGCGGCGCAGGAGGTCGGGCTCGATGCGGCCTACATCTACGGCCTGATCCGCCAGGAGTCGCGCTTCATCACCGACGTGCGCTCGAGCGCCGGTGCGGCCGGCCTGATGCAGCTGATGCCCGGCACCGCGCGCTGGACCGCCCGCAAGCTCGGCGTGCCCTACACCGCCGACAGGATCACCGACCGCAACCTCAACCTGCGCCTGGGCGCCGGCTACCTGAAGCTGGTGCTCGACGACTTCGAGGGCTCGCAGGCGCTGGCCACCGCGGCCTACAACGCCGGCCCGAGCCGCTCGCGGCGCTGGCGCGAAGGCCCGCCGATCGAAGTGGCCGCCTGGGCCGAGAGCATCCCGTTCAACGAGACGCGCGACTACGTCAAGAAGGTGCTGTCGAACGCGAGCTACTATGCCGCGCTGCTGGGCGGCCAGTCGGTGGTCAACCTCAAGCAGCGCCTGGGGCCGCCGGTGACACCGCGGGCCGAGACGGCGCTCACCGAGAACAGGGACCTGCCCTGA
- a CDS encoding complex I NDUFA9 subunit family protein: MNKVLVLGGTGFVGRAFAAAWVAAHGGTGAGLRIPSRRPARAKALAMLPTVELVEADVHDPAQLLALMAGCDAVVNLVAVLHGDARRFEQVHVTLPQRIAGACAAAGVTRLVHVSALGVDDAADAPPAPSLYLRSKTQGEQVLRAAPGLALTLLRPSVIFGAEDRFINLFAALQALAPVMPLAGAAARFQPVWVDDVAHAIVACLTDPRHIGRTFECAGPQVLTLRELVQLAGRWSGHPRPVLPLPEWAGRLQAAALGLLPGEPLMSGDNLASMRVPNVAGGRLPGLAELGIRAASLADVMGPWLGGGGQRTNQLRMLAGR, encoded by the coding sequence ATGAACAAGGTCTTGGTTCTGGGTGGCACCGGTTTTGTCGGCCGGGCATTCGCGGCGGCCTGGGTCGCCGCCCACGGCGGCACCGGTGCCGGCTTGCGCATTCCGAGCCGCCGGCCGGCACGCGCCAAGGCGCTCGCGATGCTGCCGACGGTCGAGCTGGTCGAGGCCGACGTGCACGACCCGGCCCAGCTGCTCGCGCTGATGGCCGGCTGCGATGCGGTGGTCAACCTGGTGGCGGTGCTGCATGGCGACGCGCGACGCTTCGAGCAGGTGCACGTGACGCTGCCGCAGCGCATCGCCGGCGCCTGTGCGGCCGCCGGCGTGACGCGGCTGGTGCATGTCAGCGCGCTGGGGGTGGACGATGCTGCCGACGCGCCGCCCGCGCCCTCGCTCTACCTGCGCAGCAAGACGCAGGGCGAGCAGGTGCTGCGCGCCGCGCCCGGCCTGGCGCTGACGCTGCTGCGCCCGAGCGTGATCTTCGGCGCCGAGGACCGCTTCATCAACCTGTTCGCAGCCCTGCAGGCGCTCGCGCCGGTGATGCCGCTGGCCGGCGCCGCGGCACGTTTCCAGCCGGTCTGGGTCGACGACGTGGCGCATGCGATCGTGGCCTGCCTGACCGACCCGCGCCACATCGGCCGGACCTTCGAATGTGCCGGCCCGCAGGTGCTGACGCTGCGCGAACTGGTGCAGCTGGCCGGGCGCTGGAGCGGCCACCCGCGCCCGGTGCTGCCGCTGCCGGAATGGGCCGGCCGCCTGCAGGCCGCCGCGCTGGGGTTGCTGCCGGGCGAGCCGCTGATGTCGGGCGACAACCTGGCGTCGATGCGGGTACCCAATGTCGCCGGCGGCCGCCTGCCGGGCCTGGCCGAACTCGGCATCCGCGCGGCCTCGCTGGCCGACGTGATGGGGCCCTGGCTCGGCGGCGGCGGCCAGCGCACCAATCAGCTGCGGATGCTGGCAGGTCGTTGA
- a CDS encoding OmpW/AlkL family protein, translated as MKKLCIALAVAALAPVAMAQSAGDIVVRARAVYLDAANKDTVAITDVSINSKWLPEVDFTYYVTPNFAAELILTYPQKQDVSSTAHGGFIGTLKHLPPTLTAQYHVTGLGAIKPYVGAGVNYTRFSSVNLLNGALSVEKNSFGLAFQAGVDYAIDKQWSLNLDVKKVQIRTDLSLGATNLGTLKVDPTLIGIGLGYKF; from the coding sequence ATGAAAAAGCTCTGCATCGCTCTCGCCGTCGCCGCCCTCGCTCCCGTCGCCATGGCCCAGTCGGCCGGTGACATCGTGGTGCGTGCGCGCGCCGTCTACCTCGACGCAGCCAACAAGGACACCGTCGCCATCACCGACGTGTCGATCAACAGCAAGTGGCTGCCGGAAGTCGACTTCACCTACTACGTGACGCCGAACTTCGCCGCCGAACTGATCCTGACCTACCCGCAGAAGCAGGACGTCAGCTCGACCGCCCACGGCGGCTTCATCGGCACCCTCAAGCACCTGCCGCCGACGCTGACCGCGCAGTACCACGTCACCGGCCTGGGCGCGATCAAGCCCTACGTGGGCGCCGGCGTGAACTACACGCGCTTCTCCAGCGTGAACCTGCTCAACGGCGCGCTGTCGGTCGAGAAGAACAGCTTCGGCCTGGCCTTCCAGGCAGGCGTCGACTACGCGATCGACAAGCAGTGGTCGCTCAACCTCGACGTCAAGAAGGTGCAGATCCGCACCGACCTGAGCCTCGGCGCGACCAATCTGGGCACGCTCAAGGTCGATCCGACGCTGATCGGTATCGGCTTGGGCTACAAGTTCTGA
- a CDS encoding 5-formyltetrahydrofolate cyclo-ligase gives MPSFKLPEPPRDKATLRKQLQAERMGMSDRHQRSVHLQEVLQVWLLSRREKTIGAFWSIKGEFDALPALYRWSESDPARRIGLPVIDKKTKQLRFHVWYPGCPMEEDAFGILKPKDTEEFHPELLLVPCVGFGPKGIRLGYGGGFYDRTLAQLKPMPYTAGVGYSHGYIPWLEAESHDVPLDAMLTEDGAVWDRDA, from the coding sequence ATGCCCTCCTTCAAGCTGCCCGAACCGCCCCGAGACAAGGCCACGCTGCGCAAGCAGCTGCAGGCCGAACGCATGGGCATGAGTGATCGCCACCAGCGCTCGGTGCACCTGCAGGAGGTGCTGCAGGTCTGGCTGCTGTCGCGCCGCGAGAAGACCATCGGCGCGTTCTGGTCGATCAAGGGCGAGTTCGATGCCCTGCCCGCGCTCTACCGCTGGAGCGAATCCGACCCCGCGCGCCGCATCGGTCTGCCGGTGATCGACAAGAAGACCAAGCAGCTGCGCTTTCACGTCTGGTACCCGGGCTGCCCGATGGAGGAGGACGCCTTCGGCATCCTCAAGCCCAAGGACACCGAGGAGTTCCACCCCGAGCTGCTGCTGGTGCCGTGCGTGGGCTTCGGCCCCAAGGGCATCCGGCTCGGTTACGGCGGCGGCTTCTACGACCGCACGCTGGCGCAGCTCAAGCCGATGCCCTACACCGCGGGCGTGGGCTACTCGCACGGCTACATCCCGTGGCTGGAGGCCGAGTCGCACGACGTCCCGCTCGACGCCATGCTGACCGAGGACGGCGCGGTCTGGGATCGCGACGCCTGA
- a CDS encoding TfoX/Sxy family protein — MAEELVNHVLELLAPLGRARSRRMFGGQGFYVDDLFIALIADGRLYLKVDAQSRAVFESAGCEPFAYQRAGGERAVMSYFSAPDDAMESPALMQPWARLALAAAVRARAAQPSRPRASRSSAPAARKTSARPKR; from the coding sequence ATGGCCGAAGAACTCGTCAACCACGTGCTGGAGCTGCTGGCGCCGCTCGGCCGGGCCCGGTCGCGGCGCATGTTCGGCGGCCAGGGTTTCTATGTCGACGACCTGTTCATCGCGCTGATCGCCGACGGCCGGCTCTACCTGAAGGTCGATGCGCAGAGCCGGGCCGTCTTCGAGTCGGCCGGCTGCGAGCCCTTCGCCTACCAGCGCGCCGGCGGCGAACGCGCCGTGATGAGCTACTTCAGCGCGCCCGACGACGCCATGGAGTCGCCCGCGCTGATGCAGCCGTGGGCGCGACTGGCGCTGGCGGCGGCCGTGCGGGCCAGGGCGGCCCAGCCTTCGAGGCCGCGCGCCAGCCGGTCGAGCGCGCCGGCCGCCAGGAAGACCAGCGCCCGCCCGAAGCGCTGA
- the metF gene encoding methylenetetrahydrofolate reductase [NAD(P)H]: MTTTPSLPLSLEFFPPKTPEGVTKLAAARQALYALQPQFCSVTYGAGGSTQDGTLATVQAILDEGWQGASHFTCIGATRESVRERLAQFKAMGMRRIVALRGDLPSGYGAFGEFRYASDLVAFIRAETGDHFHIEVAAYPEMHPQARSPQADLQAYAAKVQAGADSAITQFFFNADAYWRFVDDAQALGARIPVVPGIMPITNSSGIIRFADGSGAEIPRWIRLRLQSYGDDSASIKAFGLDVVTDLCERLRAGGVPALHFYTMNSSAAVLQICERLGL; encoded by the coding sequence ATGACCACGACCCCTTCCCTGCCGCTGAGCCTCGAGTTCTTCCCGCCCAAGACGCCCGAGGGCGTGACCAAGCTGGCGGCCGCGCGCCAGGCGCTGTATGCGCTGCAGCCGCAGTTCTGCTCGGTGACCTATGGCGCCGGCGGCAGCACGCAGGACGGCACGCTGGCCACCGTGCAGGCCATCCTCGACGAGGGCTGGCAGGGCGCCTCGCACTTCACCTGCATCGGCGCCACGCGCGAGTCGGTGCGCGAGCGGCTGGCGCAGTTCAAGGCGATGGGCATGCGCCGCATCGTCGCGCTGCGTGGCGACCTGCCGAGCGGCTACGGCGCGTTCGGCGAGTTCCGCTACGCCAGCGACCTGGTGGCCTTCATCCGCGCCGAGACCGGCGACCACTTCCACATCGAGGTGGCCGCCTACCCCGAGATGCACCCGCAGGCGCGCAGCCCGCAGGCCGACCTGCAGGCCTACGCGGCCAAGGTGCAGGCGGGGGCCGACTCGGCCATCACGCAGTTCTTCTTCAACGCCGACGCCTACTGGCGCTTCGTCGACGACGCCCAGGCGCTGGGCGCGCGCATCCCGGTGGTGCCCGGCATCATGCCGATCACCAATTCGAGCGGGATCATCCGCTTCGCCGACGGCAGCGGCGCCGAGATCCCGCGCTGGATCCGCCTGCGGCTGCAGAGCTACGGCGACGACAGCGCCAGCATCAAGGCCTTCGGCCTCGACGTGGTCACCGACCTGTGCGAGCGCCTGCGTGCCGGCGGCGTGCCGGCCTTGCACTTCTACACGATGAACAGCAGTGCGGCGGTGTTGCAGATCTGCGAGCGACTGGGGCTCTGA